The Candidatus Mycolicibacterium alkanivorans genome contains a region encoding:
- a CDS encoding quinone-dependent dihydroorotate dehydrogenase, with protein MYGALRRALFLVPPERVHTLVFAALRAATATETARKQLRRRLAPHDPALASTVFGVRFPGPLGLAAGFDKDGLGLDTWGPLGFGYAEVGTVTAAPQPGNPQPRLFRLPDDRALLNRMGFNNLGAGQLALRLARHHPDVPIGVNIGKSKITPPEQAAEDYRSSARLLGPLADYLVVNVSSPNTPGLRDLQAVESLRPILSAVLGETTAPVLVKIAPDLSDDDVDAVADLAVELGLAGIVATNTTISRAGIRTPGVDDLGAGGISGPPVAQRSLEILRRLRARVGERLALVSVGGIETADDAWERITAGASLLQGYTGFVYGGGLWAKQIHDGIAARLHADGFSSLSDAVGSAAH; from the coding sequence ATGTACGGCGCACTGCGGCGGGCGCTCTTTCTGGTGCCCCCCGAACGTGTCCACACGCTGGTGTTCGCCGCGCTGCGCGCCGCAACCGCCACCGAAACCGCCCGCAAGCAGCTGCGCCGCCGGCTGGCCCCGCACGACCCGGCACTGGCCAGCACGGTGTTCGGGGTGCGCTTCCCGGGACCGCTCGGGCTGGCCGCCGGCTTCGACAAGGACGGCCTGGGACTGGACACCTGGGGCCCGCTGGGTTTCGGCTACGCCGAGGTCGGCACGGTCACAGCCGCGCCGCAGCCGGGCAATCCGCAGCCGCGGCTGTTCCGGCTGCCCGATGACCGGGCCCTGCTGAACCGAATGGGCTTCAACAACCTCGGCGCCGGACAACTGGCTCTGCGGCTCGCCCGACACCACCCCGACGTGCCGATCGGGGTCAACATCGGCAAGTCGAAGATCACCCCGCCCGAGCAGGCGGCTGAGGACTACCGTTCCAGCGCACGGCTGCTCGGCCCGCTGGCCGACTACCTGGTGGTCAACGTCAGCTCCCCGAACACCCCCGGTCTGCGGGACCTGCAGGCCGTCGAGTCGCTGCGCCCGATCCTCAGTGCGGTGCTCGGCGAAACGACGGCGCCGGTGCTGGTCAAGATCGCGCCCGACCTGTCGGACGACGACGTCGACGCCGTCGCCGATCTGGCCGTCGAACTCGGACTGGCCGGGATCGTCGCCACCAACACCACGATCTCGCGGGCCGGCATCCGCACCCCTGGCGTGGATGACCTTGGCGCTGGCGGGATCTCCGGGCCTCCGGTGGCGCAGCGTTCGCTGGAGATCCTGCGCCGGCTGCGCGCGCGGGTCGGCGAACGGCTGGCGTTGGTCAGCGTGGGCGGGATCGAGACCGCCGACGACGCGTGGGAGCGGATCACCGCGGGCGCCTCACTGCTGCAGGGCTACACCGGGTTCGTCTACGGGGGCGGCTTGTGGGCCAAGCAGATTCACGACGGTATCGCCGCCCGGCTGCATGCCGACGGGTTCTCGTCGTTGAGCGACGCTGTCGGCTCGGCGGCGCACTAG
- a CDS encoding DUF5703 family protein, with the protein MSTAHRGRMPASWEVDLSDDYEWIPLRLAPEVTRISASIRLSIEAEYRGWELTRVRLYTDGSRRVLLRRKKSRIYNPTVDQPGQ; encoded by the coding sequence ATGAGCACCGCGCACCGCGGCCGGATGCCCGCGAGCTGGGAAGTCGACCTGTCCGACGACTACGAGTGGATTCCGCTGCGGCTTGCGCCTGAGGTGACCCGCATCAGCGCGTCGATTCGGCTGTCCATCGAGGCCGAGTACCGCGGCTGGGAGCTGACCCGGGTCCGGCTGTACACCGACGGAAGTCGACGGGTGTTGTTGCGGCGCAAGAAGTCTCGAATCTACAACCCCACTGTCGACCAGCCCGGCCAATGA
- a CDS encoding YncE family protein, protein MFAALVVIATGCSSNPFSAPPPTIEPATAAVSPPVSTPPAGQILPLAGRPQAALFDAHMSALVVFTPAADPKGAATVTVVGPSGPPRPLTLPGPASAIAGDGQGTAYLSTRGGYFTVDLATGTSRRVEVTDESGTDFTAIARRADGHLVLGSADGAAYTLATDTTVSEKVKIFARVDAIVAEGDNAVVLDRGQTSVTALDSAGKTRQSLRAGEGATTLAADPLGRVLVADTRGGQLLVFGVDPLIERQAYPVPLAPYGLAGSRQLAWVSQTAANVVIGYDLATGIPVEKVRYPTVQQPNSLAFDDKSGTLYVVSGSGAGVQVIRNAAGGR, encoded by the coding sequence ATGTTTGCGGCCCTAGTGGTGATCGCCACCGGGTGTTCGTCAAACCCGTTCAGCGCACCTCCGCCGACCATCGAGCCCGCCACCGCCGCGGTATCGCCGCCGGTGAGCACCCCTCCCGCCGGTCAGATCCTGCCGCTGGCAGGCCGTCCGCAGGCCGCGTTGTTCGACGCGCACATGTCGGCGCTGGTGGTCTTCACCCCCGCCGCCGACCCGAAGGGCGCGGCGACGGTGACCGTGGTCGGGCCGTCCGGGCCGCCGCGGCCGCTCACGCTGCCCGGCCCGGCGAGCGCGATCGCCGGTGACGGGCAGGGTACGGCCTACCTGTCGACGCGGGGCGGCTATTTCACCGTGGACCTGGCGACGGGCACCTCGCGACGAGTGGAGGTCACCGACGAATCCGGCACCGACTTCACCGCGATCGCCCGGCGGGCCGACGGGCACCTGGTGCTCGGGAGCGCCGACGGCGCCGCCTACACGCTGGCCACCGACACCACGGTGTCCGAGAAGGTCAAGATCTTCGCCCGGGTCGACGCCATCGTCGCCGAGGGCGACAACGCCGTCGTCCTCGACCGTGGGCAGACGTCGGTCACCGCGCTGGACAGCGCCGGAAAGACCCGGCAGTCCCTGCGGGCCGGTGAGGGTGCCACGACCTTGGCGGCCGACCCGCTGGGCCGGGTCCTGGTGGCCGACACCCGCGGCGGACAGCTTCTGGTGTTCGGCGTGGACCCGCTGATCGAGCGGCAGGCCTACCCGGTCCCGCTGGCGCCCTATGGGCTGGCCGGATCGCGGCAACTCGCGTGGGTTTCCCAGACCGCGGCGAACGTGGTGATTGGTTACGATCTCGCTACAGGAATCCCCGTGGAAAAGGTGCGCTACCCCACCGTGCAGCAGCCGAACTCGCTGGCCTTCGACGACAAGTCCGGCACGCTCTACGTCGTGTCGGGGTCGGGCGCCGGGGTGCAGGTCATCCGCAACGCCGCCGGTGGCCGATGA
- a CDS encoding undecaprenyl-diphosphate phosphatase: MSWLQVVVLSIVQGLTEFLPVSSSSHLAIVSRVFFAGDAGASFTAVSQLGTEAAVIIYFARDIGRILKAWFNGLFVKAHRDNLDYRLGWYVIIGTVPIVVLGVAFKEVIRGEVRNLWVIAIAMLVFSAVIAAAEYYGRQTRHIEQLTWRDGLLVGLAQCLALVPGVSRSGSTISAGLFLGLDRQLSARFGFLLGIPAVVASGLFSLPDAFHPVTEGMSATGAQLLVSVVIAFVVGFAAIAWLLRFVAHHVMYWFVGYRVVLALVVIALLGTGVVAAQ; the protein is encoded by the coding sequence ATGTCGTGGTTGCAAGTTGTCGTCTTGTCGATCGTGCAAGGGTTGACGGAGTTCCTGCCGGTGTCGTCGTCGAGCCACCTCGCGATCGTGTCCCGGGTCTTCTTCGCCGGTGATGCCGGGGCGTCCTTCACCGCCGTCTCGCAGTTGGGCACCGAGGCCGCCGTGATCATCTACTTCGCCCGTGACATCGGCCGCATCCTCAAGGCCTGGTTCAACGGGCTGTTCGTCAAGGCACACCGGGACAACCTCGACTACCGGCTGGGCTGGTACGTCATCATCGGCACAGTGCCGATCGTCGTGCTCGGTGTGGCGTTCAAAGAGGTGATCCGCGGCGAGGTTCGCAACCTGTGGGTGATCGCCATCGCGATGCTGGTGTTCTCCGCCGTCATCGCCGCCGCCGAGTACTACGGCAGGCAGACCCGTCATATCGAACAGCTGACGTGGCGCGACGGCCTGCTGGTGGGTCTCGCCCAGTGTCTGGCGCTGGTGCCCGGGGTATCCCGTTCCGGATCGACGATCAGCGCCGGTCTGTTCCTGGGGCTCGACCGCCAGTTGTCGGCGAGATTCGGCTTCCTGCTTGGTATTCCGGCGGTTGTGGCCTCGGGACTGTTCTCGCTGCCCGACGCCTTCCATCCGGTGACCGAGGGGATGAGCGCCACCGGCGCGCAACTGCTGGTCTCCGTCGTCATTGCCTTCGTCGTCGGCTTCGCCGCCATCGCCTGGCTGTTGCGGTTCGTCGCCCACCACGTCATGTACTGGTTCGTGGGGTACCGGGTGGTGCTGGCGCTCGTGGTCATCGCGCTGCTGGGGACGGGAGTCGTGGCCGCGCAATGA
- a CDS encoding histidine phosphatase family protein yields the protein MTVILLRHGRSTSNTAHTLAGRTEGVELDDKGRAQADAIVERVDGLPIKALVRSPLLRCRLTLEPLSAALGLEPVVDDRIAEVDYGQWTGRALKDLVKEPLWSVVQHQPSAAVFPEGEGLAQVQARAVAAVREHDRRLAEEHGADALWVACTHGDIIKAVIADALGTHLDSFQRITADPASMSVIRYTPIRPFVIHVNHTGGQLASVLSAPPPTESTDTGDNAVVGGSMD from the coding sequence GTGACAGTCATCTTGCTGCGCCACGGCCGCTCGACGTCGAATACGGCGCACACCCTGGCTGGGCGCACCGAGGGCGTCGAACTCGACGACAAGGGCCGCGCCCAGGCCGACGCGATCGTCGAGCGGGTCGACGGCCTGCCGATCAAGGCGCTGGTGCGCTCGCCGCTGCTGCGCTGCCGGCTGACCCTCGAGCCGCTCTCGGCGGCACTTGGCCTCGAGCCCGTGGTAGACGACCGGATTGCCGAGGTGGACTACGGCCAGTGGACCGGGCGCGCGCTGAAGGATCTGGTCAAAGAGCCGCTGTGGTCGGTGGTACAGCACCAGCCCAGCGCCGCGGTCTTCCCCGAGGGTGAGGGTCTAGCCCAGGTGCAGGCCCGGGCGGTGGCAGCGGTCCGCGAGCACGACCGGCGTCTGGCCGAGGAACACGGCGCGGACGCCCTGTGGGTGGCCTGCACCCACGGCGACATCATCAAGGCCGTCATCGCCGATGCGCTCGGCACGCACCTGGACAGTTTTCAGCGCATCACTGCCGATCCGGCGTCGATGAGTGTGATCCGTTACACGCCGATCCGCCCGTTCGTCATCCACGTCAACCACACCGGCGGCCAGCTGGCGTCGGTCCTGAGCGCTCCACCACCCACGGAGAGCACTGACACCGGTGACAATGCCGTCGTCGGCGGCTCCATGGACTAG
- a CDS encoding DUF3090 domain-containing protein: MPRAIHVFRTPDRFVAGTVGQPGNRTFYLQAVHDSRVVSVILEKQQVAVLAERIGALLVEINRRFGTPLPPETEVEDLSPLITPVDAEFRVGTMGLGWDSEAQTVVVELLAVTDTEFDASVVLDDAEEGPDAVRVFLTPESARQFASRSHRVISAGRPPCPLCDEPLDPEGHICVRTNGYRRGAFSGAEDDLGS, from the coding sequence ATGCCCCGCGCAATTCACGTCTTCCGCACTCCCGACCGATTTGTGGCCGGGACCGTCGGGCAGCCCGGAAACCGGACGTTCTACTTGCAGGCCGTGCACGACAGCAGGGTCGTCTCCGTCATCCTGGAAAAACAGCAGGTCGCGGTGTTGGCCGAACGGATCGGCGCCTTGCTGGTGGAGATCAACCGCCGGTTCGGGACGCCGCTGCCGCCGGAAACCGAGGTCGAGGACCTCAGCCCGCTGATCACCCCCGTCGACGCCGAATTCCGCGTCGGCACCATGGGGCTCGGTTGGGATTCCGAGGCCCAGACCGTGGTGGTCGAGTTGCTCGCGGTGACCGATACCGAGTTCGACGCGTCGGTGGTGCTCGACGACGCCGAGGAGGGCCCCGACGCGGTGCGGGTGTTCCTCACCCCGGAGTCGGCGCGGCAGTTCGCCTCCCGCTCGCATCGGGTGATCTCGGCCGGACGCCCACCCTGCCCGCTGTGCGACGAGCCGCTCGATCCCGAGGGCCACATCTGCGTGCGTACCAACGGATATCGGCGCGGCGCTTTCAGCGGGGCCGAGGACGACCTGGGCTCGTGA
- a CDS encoding SCO1664 family protein, with the protein MSAADQSPVRDVLSRGELEVIGRIRSASNATFLCEASRDGQTVHCVYKPVVGEQPLWDFPDGTLAGRELGAYLVSTALGWNIVPLTIIRDGPAGPGMLQLWVDQPGDDERGEPTGPGLVDLRAPGSIPAGYLSVLNAYDYAGNEVTLVHADDQRLHRMAVFDVIVNNADRKGGHILAGVDGRVYGVDHGVSLHVQDKLRTVLWGWAGKSIDDETLEAVAELGEELAGPLAEQLCEHITDAEVAALRRRVRALLNEPVMPGPDLRRPFPWPAF; encoded by the coding sequence GTGAGCGCCGCCGACCAATCCCCGGTCCGCGATGTGCTGTCGCGCGGTGAGTTGGAGGTCATCGGGCGAATCCGGTCGGCCAGCAACGCCACCTTCCTCTGCGAGGCGAGCCGGGACGGCCAGACCGTGCACTGTGTCTACAAGCCGGTGGTGGGGGAGCAGCCGCTGTGGGACTTCCCGGACGGCACGCTGGCCGGCCGCGAGCTCGGCGCCTATCTGGTGTCGACCGCCTTGGGCTGGAACATCGTGCCGCTCACCATCATTCGCGACGGTCCGGCCGGGCCGGGGATGCTGCAGCTGTGGGTGGATCAGCCCGGCGATGACGAACGTGGCGAGCCGACCGGTCCCGGACTGGTCGACCTGCGCGCGCCGGGATCGATTCCGGCAGGCTATCTTTCGGTGCTCAACGCCTACGACTACGCCGGCAACGAGGTGACACTGGTGCACGCCGACGATCAGCGGTTGCACCGAATGGCGGTCTTCGACGTGATCGTCAACAACGCCGACCGCAAGGGCGGCCACATCCTGGCCGGGGTGGACGGCCGGGTGTACGGCGTCGACCACGGGGTGTCGCTGCACGTTCAGGACAAGCTGCGCACGGTGCTGTGGGGCTGGGCCGGCAAGTCGATCGACGACGAAACCCTCGAAGCGGTGGCCGAACTCGGCGAGGAGCTGGCCGGGCCGTTGGCCGAGCAGTTGTGTGAGCACATCACCGACGCGGAGGTGGCGGCGCTGCGCCGGCGGGTTCGTGCGCTGCTGAACGAGCCGGTGATGCCGGGACCGGACCTGCGCAGGCCATTTCCCTGGCCCGCGTTCTAG
- a CDS encoding META domain-containing protein yields the protein MRVLWLLGSAVLALAACGSTPPAPHPLGGTSWRLLSLESMNDEQGTTAVDDPSRYTVEFGTDGRAAFRIDCNRGTSTWQASAASPDSGSLSFGPIATTRMACPQPSLENQVSTALGYVRGFLIKDGLLHMSLLADGAVLHWEPDHKTGGPKKR from the coding sequence ATGCGCGTGTTGTGGCTCCTCGGCAGCGCCGTCCTGGCCCTGGCAGCCTGCGGGTCGACGCCGCCGGCGCCGCACCCGCTGGGCGGCACCAGCTGGCGGCTGCTCAGCCTGGAGTCGATGAACGACGAGCAGGGCACCACCGCCGTCGACGACCCGTCGAGGTACACCGTGGAATTCGGCACCGACGGCCGCGCCGCGTTCCGCATCGACTGCAACCGCGGCACTTCGACCTGGCAGGCCAGCGCGGCGTCGCCGGACTCCGGAAGCCTATCGTTCGGCCCGATCGCCACCACCCGCATGGCGTGCCCGCAGCCGTCGCTGGAGAACCAGGTGTCCACCGCACTGGGCTACGTGCGCGGATTCCTGATCAAGGACGGCCTGCTGCACATGTCCCTGCTGGCCGACGGGGCCGTCCTGCACTGGGAGCCCGACCACAAGACGGGTGGACCGAAGAAGCGCTAG
- a CDS encoding 3'(2'),5'-bisphosphate nucleotidase CysQ, protein MSVTDAELAADLAEEAGRLLLRVREEVGHDFPPALGDAGDVRANALILRRLREERPNDAVLSEEAYDDLKRLQADRVWIIDPLDGTREFSMPRRPDWAVHVALWQRTGGPDGTITDAAVALPAVGEVHRSDTVTAPSAPPSGPIRITASSNRPPAVLWRLRDRLDIDFIRIGSAGAKAMAVVRGDADAYIHAGGQWEWDSAAPAGVLQAAGLHATRLDGSPLRYNQPDPYLPDLLMCRPEVADLLLDAMWLAS, encoded by the coding sequence GTGAGTGTGACCGACGCGGAGCTGGCCGCCGACCTGGCCGAGGAGGCCGGGCGGCTGTTGCTGAGGGTTCGTGAGGAGGTCGGCCACGACTTTCCGCCCGCGCTCGGCGACGCAGGCGACGTTCGGGCCAACGCGCTGATCCTGCGTCGGTTGCGGGAGGAACGCCCCAACGACGCGGTGCTGTCCGAGGAGGCCTACGACGACCTCAAGCGCTTACAGGCTGATCGGGTGTGGATCATCGACCCGCTCGACGGCACCCGCGAGTTCTCCATGCCGCGGCGACCGGACTGGGCGGTGCACGTCGCCCTGTGGCAACGGACGGGCGGGCCCGACGGCACCATCACCGATGCGGCCGTGGCGCTGCCGGCCGTGGGCGAGGTGCACCGCAGCGATACCGTGACCGCCCCCTCGGCGCCACCGTCCGGTCCCATCCGCATCACCGCGAGCTCCAACCGGCCGCCGGCCGTGCTGTGGCGGCTGCGCGACCGCCTGGACATCGACTTCATCCGCATCGGATCGGCCGGGGCCAAGGCGATGGCCGTGGTTCGCGGCGACGCCGACGCCTACATCCACGCCGGCGGCCAGTGGGAGTGGGACTCCGCCGCCCCGGCCGGTGTGCTGCAGGCCGCGGGACTGCACGCCACTCGTTTGGACGGCTCGCCGCTGCGCTACAACCAGCCCGACCCGTACCTGCCCGATCTGCTGATGTGCCGGCCGGAGGTGGCCGATCTGCTGCTCGATGCGATGTGGCTGGCCAGCTGA
- the mshC gene encoding cysteine--1-D-myo-inosityl 2-amino-2-deoxy-alpha-D-glucopyranoside ligase, which produces MQSWPAVEIPQLPGRGPALRLYDSADRQVRPTTPGDTATMYVCGITPYDATHLGHAATYLTFDLVYRVWVDNGHQVHYVQNITDVDDPLFERANRDGVDWRELGAREIQLFREDMAALRVLPPRDYVAATDAIAEVVELVEKLLASGAAYVVDDPEFPDVYYRADATPQFGYESGCDRETMMRLFAECGGDPGRPGKADPLDALLWRAARPDEPSWPSPFGPGRPGWHVECSAISLDRLGFGFDIQGGGSDLIFPHHEFSAAHAECATGERRFARHYVHAGMIGWDGRKMSKSRGNLVLVSRLREQGVDPSAIRLGLLAGHYRSDRFWSDDVLAEANARLARWRSAAALPAGPDAADLVGRLREYLADDLDTPRALAAVDGWSADALEYGGHDPSSPAAVAAAVDALLGVSL; this is translated from the coding sequence ATGCAGTCGTGGCCGGCCGTCGAGATCCCGCAGCTGCCCGGTCGCGGGCCGGCGCTGCGGCTCTACGACAGTGCAGACCGCCAGGTCCGTCCCACCACGCCGGGAGACACCGCGACGATGTACGTCTGCGGGATCACGCCCTATGACGCGACGCACCTGGGTCACGCCGCCACGTACCTGACCTTCGACCTGGTCTACCGGGTCTGGGTCGACAACGGCCACCAGGTGCACTACGTCCAGAACATCACCGACGTCGACGACCCGCTGTTCGAGCGGGCCAATCGGGACGGCGTCGACTGGCGCGAACTCGGTGCCCGGGAGATCCAGCTGTTCCGCGAGGACATGGCGGCGTTACGGGTGCTGCCGCCGCGCGACTACGTGGCCGCGACCGACGCGATCGCCGAGGTGGTCGAACTCGTCGAGAAGCTGCTGGCCTCCGGCGCGGCCTACGTGGTCGACGACCCCGAGTTCCCGGACGTCTACTACCGCGCCGACGCCACCCCGCAGTTCGGCTACGAGTCCGGCTGCGACCGCGAGACGATGATGCGGTTGTTCGCCGAATGCGGCGGCGACCCGGGGCGGCCGGGCAAGGCCGATCCGCTCGACGCCCTGCTGTGGCGCGCCGCCCGTCCCGACGAGCCGAGTTGGCCGTCACCGTTCGGCCCCGGGCGCCCCGGCTGGCACGTCGAGTGTTCGGCAATCTCGTTGGACCGCTTGGGTTTCGGATTCGACATCCAGGGCGGTGGCAGTGACCTGATCTTCCCGCACCACGAGTTCTCCGCCGCCCATGCCGAATGTGCAACGGGGGAGCGGAGATTCGCACGCCACTACGTACATGCCGGGATGATCGGCTGGGACGGGCGCAAGATGTCCAAGAGCCGAGGGAACCTGGTGCTGGTGTCGCGGCTGCGCGAGCAGGGTGTCGATCCCTCGGCCATCCGGCTCGGTCTGCTCGCCGGCCATTACCGCAGCGACCGGTTCTGGAGCGACGACGTGCTGGCCGAGGCCAATGCCCGGCTGGCGCGGTGGCGCAGTGCCGCCGCCCTGCCCGCCGGACCGGATGCAGCAGATCTCGTCGGCCGGCTGCGCGAGTACCTGGCCGACGACTTGGACACCCCCAGGGCGCTAGCCGCGGTGGACGGGTGGAGCGCAGACGCACTGGAGTACGGTGGACACGATCCGTCTTCGCCCGCCGCCGTGGCGGCGGCCGTCGACGCTCTGCTGGGAGTGTCGCTGTAG
- a CDS encoding acyl-CoA dehydrogenase family protein, with translation MNFDLTEEQQLLADTARDVLGRSYDTESRNKVVESELGWSRDVWHQLAEIGILGLGFEPEESGQIEIMVVMTEIGRRLAPEPVAAAALIPGGVIAELGSDEQRALLDEVAGGEKLLALAHLEPGLRGSDELSTRATQQGASWTLAGRKNPVLAGDSADMLVVTAGLPDGGAGLFLVDAGTTTRHSYRTFDGQRGAEITFGGVAAQPLGDGGDASDRIHATLIRYSSALCAEAVGAMDEALRLTTEYLKARKQFGVPLKTFQTLTQRAADMYVSLELARSMNYYAAVCISDGRLDPLVAARAKLQIGRSGRHIAQEAIQMHGGIGMTAEYPVAHYAARLTGIEQTLGSSTDQLRYLSGQVGSYDIATL, from the coding sequence ATGAACTTTGACCTGACCGAAGAACAGCAACTGCTGGCCGATACCGCACGCGATGTGCTGGGCCGCAGCTACGACACCGAGAGCCGCAACAAGGTGGTGGAGTCCGAACTCGGATGGAGCCGCGACGTGTGGCACCAGCTGGCCGAAATCGGCATCCTCGGTTTGGGTTTCGAGCCCGAGGAGTCCGGCCAGATCGAGATCATGGTCGTGATGACCGAGATCGGACGGCGGCTGGCCCCCGAACCGGTCGCCGCGGCCGCGCTCATCCCCGGCGGTGTGATCGCCGAACTCGGCAGCGACGAGCAGCGGGCGTTGCTCGACGAGGTGGCCGGCGGCGAGAAGCTGCTCGCCCTCGCCCATCTCGAGCCGGGCCTGCGCGGCTCCGACGAGTTGTCGACCCGCGCCACCCAACAGGGCGCCTCGTGGACCCTCGCCGGTCGCAAAAACCCTGTGCTGGCCGGTGATTCGGCCGATATGCTCGTCGTCACCGCCGGCCTCCCCGACGGCGGGGCCGGCCTTTTCCTGGTCGATGCCGGGACAACCACCCGGCACAGCTACCGGACCTTCGACGGCCAGCGCGGCGCCGAGATCACATTCGGCGGCGTCGCCGCGCAACCGCTCGGTGACGGCGGCGACGCCAGTGACCGCATCCACGCAACGCTGATCCGGTACTCGTCGGCGCTGTGCGCAGAGGCCGTCGGTGCCATGGACGAGGCGCTGCGGCTGACGACCGAATACCTGAAGGCGCGCAAGCAATTCGGCGTGCCGCTCAAGACCTTCCAGACGCTCACCCAGCGCGCCGCCGACATGTACGTCTCGCTCGAGCTCGCTCGCAGCATGAACTACTACGCGGCCGTGTGCATTTCCGACGGACGGCTCGACCCGCTGGTCGCGGCGCGGGCCAAGCTGCAGATCGGACGCTCGGGACGCCACATCGCCCAGGAAGCCATTCAGATGCACGGCGGTATCGGTATGACCGCCGAGTATCCGGTGGCGCACTATGCGGCGCGGCTCACCGGGATCGAGCAGACGCTGGGGTCGTCCACCGATCAGCTTCGCTACCTGTCCGGGCAGGTCGGCAGCTACGACATCGCCACGCTGTAG
- a CDS encoding acyl-CoA dehydrogenase family protein — translation MRLALSDEDAKLRDELREFFTTEVPAEIRERARNDALNWPDDIVSTTRILNKAGLAVPNWPVEWGGKDWSPLQRQIWADQMRMARVPEPLAFNASMVGPVIAQFGSQEIKERFLPATANLDIWWCQGFSEPEAGSDLASLRTVAVRDGDDYVINGQKTWTTLGQFADWIFVLARTNPDAPKKQAGISFILVEMSTPGITIRPIKLIDGSYEVNEVFFEDVRVPANQLVGEENQGWSYAKFLLSNERTGIARIGTTKVWLSDVKGRAAETSVGGGTLLADPLFASRVAEIENELLALELTQLRVSGDEATGKPNPASSILKLRGSQLQQAVTELLVEVAGPDALPFAGGDAIDSPQWAQHAAPRYLNFRKTSIYGGSNEVQRTIISSTILGL, via the coding sequence GTGAGACTGGCACTGAGCGATGAGGACGCGAAACTCCGCGACGAGTTGCGCGAGTTCTTCACCACCGAGGTCCCGGCCGAGATCCGGGAACGAGCCCGTAACGACGCTCTGAACTGGCCCGACGACATCGTCTCGACAACCCGCATCCTGAACAAGGCCGGGCTTGCGGTGCCGAACTGGCCGGTGGAGTGGGGCGGCAAGGACTGGTCGCCGCTGCAGCGTCAGATCTGGGCCGACCAGATGCGGATGGCCCGTGTGCCCGAGCCGCTGGCCTTCAACGCCAGCATGGTCGGTCCGGTCATCGCTCAGTTCGGGTCGCAGGAGATCAAGGAACGCTTCCTGCCCGCCACCGCCAACCTCGACATCTGGTGGTGCCAGGGCTTCTCCGAGCCTGAAGCCGGCTCCGATCTGGCTTCGCTGCGGACCGTCGCGGTCCGCGACGGGGACGACTACGTGATCAACGGCCAGAAGACCTGGACCACGCTGGGCCAGTTCGCCGACTGGATCTTCGTGCTCGCCCGCACCAACCCGGACGCGCCGAAGAAGCAGGCCGGCATCTCGTTCATCCTCGTCGAGATGTCCACGCCGGGCATCACCATCCGGCCGATCAAGCTGATCGACGGCAGCTACGAGGTCAACGAGGTCTTCTTCGAGGACGTCCGGGTGCCCGCCAACCAACTCGTCGGCGAGGAGAACCAGGGCTGGAGCTACGCGAAGTTCCTGCTGTCCAACGAACGCACCGGCATCGCCCGGATCGGCACCACCAAGGTGTGGTTGTCCGACGTCAAGGGGCGCGCCGCCGAGACCTCTGTCGGTGGCGGAACCCTGCTGGCGGATCCGCTTTTCGCATCACGGGTGGCCGAGATCGAAAACGAGTTGCTGGCACTGGAACTCACCCAGCTGCGCGTCAGCGGAGACGAGGCCACCGGCAAGCCGAATCCGGCCTCGTCGATCCTCAAGCTGCGCGGCAGCCAACTGCAGCAGGCTGTCACCGAGCTCCTGGTGGAGGTCGCCGGGCCGGACGCGCTGCCCTTCGCCGGTGGCGACGCCATCGACTCACCGCAATGGGCCCAGCACGCCGCGCCGCGCTACCTCAACTTCCGCAAGACCTCGATCTACGGCGGCAGCAACGAGGTTCAGCGCACCATCATCTCTTCGACGATTCTTGGACTGTGA